CTCGAGCGTCGAGGGCGGGAACGGGTCGCCGAGCGAGCGCCATCCGGGCGCCGTCTCGTCGGCGAACTCGTAGAAGTACACCGAGCGACCGGCGTCGGCGAAGCTGTCGGAGGCGACGACCGACGGGCAGGCGAACATCGAGTCGCCGCTGAGCCACCCCGAGGCGAAGATCGGGTCCTCGCCGGCGTCGGCCGGGTAGAGCTCCAGCACGTCGGGGGCGAGGGCACCGAACTGGGCGGTGACACCGGCCTCGTACTCGGCGGGGTCGAGCGGGTACTGCGCCGAGGCGAAGCCGAGCCACTCGTCGCGGGTGACGCCCATCATGATCGGCACATCGGCGAGGGTGCCGTCGGCGGCCGCCTCGAGGGGGCCGACCGGCTGGTCGGGACCGCCGCTGGCGGGGGAGGCGAAGCCGAACCCGGTCGCCGTTCCCACGATCGTCGAGGTTGGCACGGCGCGGAGGCACTCGGCGTCGTCGGCCGCGCAGCCCCACTGCGTCGTGAACTCGGTCGGGTCGGATGCCGGTGCGCCGGCGCCGCAGGCCATGGACTGCACCACGGCCTTGTCGAAGAGCCCCTCGGCCGTTGGCGACGCGAGCTGGAAGCAGACCGAGCCGCCGCCGGCGGACTCGCCGACGATCGTGACGTTGTCGGGGTCGCCGCCGAAGGTCTCGATGTTCTCCTGCACCCAGCGCAGCGCCTGCTGCTGGTCGAGCATGCCCCAGTTGCCCTGGGCACCGTACTCGCCCTCCTCGGCGGTCGCCGCGGTGGCGAAGAAGCCGAACAGGCCGAGGCGGTAGGCCGGGATCACGGTCACGGCGTCGCCGGTCGCGGCGAAGTTGCGGCCGTCGTAGATGTTCGGGGTGCCGGCGGTGTATCCGCCGCCGTGCAGGAAGACGACGACCGGGAGCCTCTCCTGTGCGGCGTCCTCGGGAGCGTAGACGTTCAGGTAGAGGCAGTTCTCGCTCAGCGAGCCGTCGGAGTCGCCGTTCACCGTCTGGGCGCAGTCGGGGCCGGGCTTGGACGCATCGAGCACGCCCGCCCAGGGCTCGGGGGCCTCGGGCTCGCGCCAGCGGAGGTCGCCGACCGGCGGCTTGGCGAAGGGGATGCCGAGGTACTCGACGCCGTCGGCGGTCGTGACCCCTGTCAACGATCCCTGCTCGATCTCGACTTGCGGTGCGGCTTGAGGTGCGCCGTCGTCGGCCGCGCCGCCGGCGATGCATCCGCTCAGCAGCAGTGCCGTCGCCGTGGCCGCGATCGCGATCGAGGCGACCTTCGCGAGTCTCCCAGTAGTCATGTTGCTCCCTCGTGTTCTCCCGGAATCTACGGTGTGTCCACAGCGTTGTCAAAGCCGTTGACGATACCGCGTGCGCGAGCGCGCCGACGGCAGGGCACGATGGAGGGATGGACCTCACCACGGCCGCCCTCATCGGCATCTCGCACGGCACCGCTTCGCCCGACGGGCAGGCCGCCGTGCAGCGGCTCATCGACGCCGTCGAGGTGTCGACCACGGCGCGATCGGCACCGGCCGCCGCACCCGCCGCCGTGCGACTCGGTCACGTCGACGTGCAGCAACCGGATGTCGCGGCCACCCTCGGCGCGCTGCCGCCCTCGATGCCCGCGGTCGTCGTGCCGTTGCTGCTTTCGGCCGGGTATCACGTGCACGTCGACCTGCGACGGGAGATCGAGGCCGTCGCCGATCGGCAGGTGCGGCTCGCCGCGGCGCTCGGGCCCGACGACCGGCTCGTCGAGGTGCTGAGCCGCCGTCTCGACGAGGCGGGCGCGTCGCCCGACGACCGCGTGGTGCTCGCCGTCGCCGGATCGAGCGATGTGCGCGCCGTCGATGACTGTCGCGACATGGGCGAGCGGCTCGCGACGGCGCTCGGCGCGCCGGTGGCGGTCGGCTTCCTCTCGGCGGCCGAGCCCCGACTCGCCGACGCGATCGCCGCGGTTCGGGCGGACGGAGGCGGCCGCAGGGTCGTGGCGGCGAGCTACCTGCTGGCGCCCGGATACTTCCAGGACCTCGCGGCGGCCGCGGGCGCCGATCTCCTCACCGAGCCGCTCCTGACCCCGGATGACGCCCCGAAGGAGCTCGTCGACGTCGTGCTGGACCGGTTCGCGGAGACGGTGGCCGAAGCCGTGGCCGAGGCAGCCGATGCTGCGCCGGGAGCATAGCGCGCGACGCTGCGTCTCACCGATTGTGACGCCGCATTGCCGCGATTGACGCCGTGTTGCCTTCCTTGCCGTGATGTGACGGCTCGCATCCCGGCCCGCCGTCAACCCGCCTAGCCTCGGTCGAAACCCGCACTCAGCGGTGACCGAGGAGAGACATGACGCAGGAGACGATCGAGGCGCCGAGCCGCCCGGCGGCCCGTTCCGGCGAGCGTCCGCCCCGCCCGGCGAGCCGCCCCCACGGGCAGTGGAAGGTCGACGGCACCGCGCCCCTCAACGGCAACGAGGAGTGGAAGCAGGTCGACGACGGCCTGAGCGTGCGCGACCGCATCGAGCGCATCTACTCGAAGGGCGGGTTCGCGTCGATCGACCCGACCGACCTGCACGGGCGGTTCCGAGTGTGGGGGCTCTACACGCAACGCAAGCCCGGCATCGACGGCGGCCGCACCGCGACGCTCGAGCCCCACGAACTCGAGGACGAGTTCTTCATGCTGCGGGTGCGCATCGACGGCGGGCAGCTCACGACCGAGCAGCTGCGCGTGATCGCCGACATCTCGATCGACTTCGGCCGCGATACCGCCGACCTCACCGACCGCCAGAACATCCAACTGCACTGGATCCGCGTCGAAGACGTGCCCGAGATCTGGCGGCGCCTCGAAGCGGTCGGGCTCGGCACCACCGAGGCCTGCGGCGACGTGCCGCGCGTCGTGCTCGGCTCGCCCGTCGCCGGCATCGCCTCCGACGAGCTCATCGACCCGACGGCGCAGATCGACGAGATCACGAGCCGGTTCATCGGCGACCCGACGCTCGCGAACCTGCCTCGCAAGTTCAAGACGGCGATCACCGGCCACCCGAGCCAGGACGTCGTGCACGAGATCAACGACGTCGCGTTCGTCGCGGTGCAGCACCCGGAACTCGGCGTCGGCTACGACCTCTGGGTCGGCGGCGGACTCTCCACCGCGCCCCGGCTCGCCGAGCGCCTCGGCGTCTTCGTCGTCCCCGAGCGCGTAGCGGAGGCCTGGCACGGCGTCGCGCAGATCTTCCGCGACTACGGCTACCGGCGCCTGCGCAACAAGGCCCGCCTGAAGTTCCTGCTCGCCGACTGGGGCACCGAGAAGTTCCGTCAGGTGCTCGAGACCGAGTACCTCGACTCGCCGCTGCCCGACGGCCCCGCCGCTCCCAAGCCGCTCGCGCACGGCGACCACGTCGGCGTGCACCGTCAGAAGGACGGCCGGTTCTACGTCGGCGCCACGCCGATCGTCGGCCGCGTCTCCGGCCCGACGCTCGCGAAGCTCTCCGAACTCATCGAGGCGCACGGCTCCTCGCGCCTGCGCACCACGCCGCACCAGAAGCTCGTGATCCTCGACGTCCCCGAAGACCGGGTCGAGTCGCTCATCGCCGGCCTCGACGAACTCGGCCTCTCGGCCCGCCCGAGCCTGATCCGCCGGGGCACGATCGCCTGCACGGGCATCGAGTTCTGCAAGCTCGCGATCGTCGAGACCAAGGCGTTCGCGACGGCGGCCGTGCTCGACCTCGAGCGCACGCTCGACGGATTCGACCTGCCGCACCCGATCAGCCTGCACGTCAACGGCTGCCCGAACTCGTGCGCGCGCATCCAGACGGCCGACATCGGCCTGAAGGGCCAGCTGATCATGAACGACGCCGGCGAGCAGGTTCCCGGCTACCAGGTGCACCTCGGCGGTGGCCTCGCGACGGCCGACCGCGAGGAGGCGGGCCTCGGCCGCACCGTGCGCGGCCTCAAGGTCGAGGCCGACGGCATCGCCGACTACGTCGAGCGGGTCGTCAAGCGATTCCTCGACGACCGCGACGCCGTCGCCGACGAGACGTTCGCCGAATGGGCGCACCGCGCCGACGAGGAGGTGCTCCGATGAGCGTCTCCCTGGCACCCCGCGCCACGGTACTGCGCACCCACGGCGAACTGCGCGAGCTGGCCGAGGCGGGCAACGTCGAACTCCGGAGCCTCGCCGCCGACGAGGCATCCGCCTACGAGGTCATCGCCTGGGTCGCGCGCAACTTCGATGCGGATGCCGCGGCCGTCGCCTGCTCGATGGCCGATGCCGTGCTCCCGCACGTGGTCGCCCAGTCGTTGCCCGGTGTCGACGTGCTCTTCCTCGACACCGGGTACCACTTCGCGAAGACCTACGAGACGCGCGACAAGGTCGCCTCGGCGCTCGACGTGCGCGTGGTCGACGTGCTGCCCGAACTCACCGTCGCCGAGCAGAACGCGAAGTTCGGGCTCGACCTGTTCGCCCGCGACGCCGCCGAATGCTGCGCGATGCGCAAGGTCGCACCCCTGCACGATGCGCTCACGGGCTACGAGCTGTGGTTCACGGGCGTGCGCCGCGACGAGGCGACCACGCGAACGAACACCCCGCTCGTGACGTTCGACGAACGC
The DNA window shown above is from Agromyces cerinus and carries:
- a CDS encoding nitrite/sulfite reductase yields the protein MTQETIEAPSRPAARSGERPPRPASRPHGQWKVDGTAPLNGNEEWKQVDDGLSVRDRIERIYSKGGFASIDPTDLHGRFRVWGLYTQRKPGIDGGRTATLEPHELEDEFFMLRVRIDGGQLTTEQLRVIADISIDFGRDTADLTDRQNIQLHWIRVEDVPEIWRRLEAVGLGTTEACGDVPRVVLGSPVAGIASDELIDPTAQIDEITSRFIGDPTLANLPRKFKTAITGHPSQDVVHEINDVAFVAVQHPELGVGYDLWVGGGLSTAPRLAERLGVFVVPERVAEAWHGVAQIFRDYGYRRLRNKARLKFLLADWGTEKFRQVLETEYLDSPLPDGPAAPKPLAHGDHVGVHRQKDGRFYVGATPIVGRVSGPTLAKLSELIEAHGSSRLRTTPHQKLVILDVPEDRVESLIAGLDELGLSARPSLIRRGTIACTGIEFCKLAIVETKAFATAAVLDLERTLDGFDLPHPISLHVNGCPNSCARIQTADIGLKGQLIMNDAGEQVPGYQVHLGGGLATADREEAGLGRTVRGLKVEADGIADYVERVVKRFLDDRDAVADETFAEWAHRADEEVLR
- a CDS encoding phosphoadenylyl-sulfate reductase; amino-acid sequence: MSVSLAPRATVLRTHGELRELAEAGNVELRSLAADEASAYEVIAWVARNFDADAAAVACSMADAVLPHVVAQSLPGVDVLFLDTGYHFAKTYETRDKVASALDVRVVDVLPELTVAEQNAKFGLDLFARDAAECCAMRKVAPLHDALTGYELWFTGVRRDEATTRTNTPLVTFDERNGLVKVNPLAAWSFDDLIDYSNAFGVPVNDLLTQGYPSIGCEPCTRQVAEGEDPRAGRWSGLDKTECGLHV
- a CDS encoding carboxylesterase/lipase family protein, with the translated sequence MTTGRLAKVASIAIAATATALLLSGCIAGGAADDGAPQAAPQVEIEQGSLTGVTTADGVEYLGIPFAKPPVGDLRWREPEAPEPWAGVLDASKPGPDCAQTVNGDSDGSLSENCLYLNVYAPEDAAQERLPVVVFLHGGGYTAGTPNIYDGRNFAATGDAVTVIPAYRLGLFGFFATAATAEEGEYGAQGNWGMLDQQQALRWVQENIETFGGDPDNVTIVGESAGGGSVCFQLASPTAEGLFDKAVVQSMACGAGAPASDPTEFTTQWGCAADDAECLRAVPTSTIVGTATGFGFASPASGGPDQPVGPLEAAADGTLADVPIMMGVTRDEWLGFASAQYPLDPAEYEAGVTAQFGALAPDVLELYPADAGEDPIFASGWLSGDSMFACPSVVASDSFADAGRSVYFYEFADETAPGWRSLGDPFPPSTLELGATHTTELQYLFNYTAAQRALNEEQLALADQMVALWSAFFETGTPSIDGGPEWSTFADGREVLELKTEEAGGLEMIDSFESAHNCGFWNGLG
- a CDS encoding sirohydrochlorin chelatase: MDLTTAALIGISHGTASPDGQAAVQRLIDAVEVSTTARSAPAAAPAAVRLGHVDVQQPDVAATLGALPPSMPAVVVPLLLSAGYHVHVDLRREIEAVADRQVRLAAALGPDDRLVEVLSRRLDEAGASPDDRVVLAVAGSSDVRAVDDCRDMGERLATALGAPVAVGFLSAAEPRLADAIAAVRADGGGRRVVAASYLLAPGYFQDLAAAAGADLLTEPLLTPDDAPKELVDVVLDRFAETVAEAVAEAADAAPGA